The following proteins are encoded in a genomic region of Oncorhynchus kisutch isolate 150728-3 linkage group LG4, Okis_V2, whole genome shotgun sequence:
- the LOC109889417 gene encoding dnaJ homolog subfamily A member 2-like, translated as MANVVDTKLYDILGVSPSASENELKKAYRKLAKEYHPDKNPDAGDKFKEISFAYEVLTNPEKKELYDRYGEQGLREGGGGGAGMDDIFSHIFGGGLFGFMGGQGRGGGGRNGGRRRGEDMVHPLKVSLEDLYNGKTTKLQLSKNVLCASCNGAGGKAGAVQKCVACRGRGMRIMIRQLAPGMVQQMQSVCTDCNGEGEVISEKDRCKKCEGRKVNKETKLLEVHVDKGMKHGQKISFTGEADQAPGTEPGDILLVLQEKEHEEFRRDGHDLHMTQRIGLVEALCGFQLAVTHLDGRQLAVKYPPGKVIEPGCIRVVKGEGMPQYRNPFEKGDLFIKFDVQFPENNWISPEKLSELEDLLPGRAEVPVISSEAEEVDLQDCEVRGQGSAGARREAYNDSSDEEGGPHGPGVQCAHQ; from the exons ATGGCCAACGTTGTGGATACCAAGCTATACGACATCCTCGGAGTCTCACCCTCCGCTTCCGAAAACGAGCTAAAGAAG GCATACCGCAAGTTGGCCAAAGAGTACCACCCTGATAAGAACCCAGATGCCGGGGACAAG TTTAAGGAGATCAGTTTTGCTTATGAGGTGCTGACCAATCCAGAGAAGAAGGAGCTGTATGATCGCTATGGAGAGCAGGGGCTGCgggagggaggtggtggaggggctGGCATGGACGACATCTTCTCCCACATCTTTGGAGGGGGGCTGTTTGGCTTTATGGGGGGGCAGGGACGTGGAGGGGGAGGACGCAACGGGggacgcaggagaggagaggatatggtgCACCCCCTCAA AGTATCACTGGAAGACCTCTACAATGGTAAAACAACCAAACTACAGCTCAGCAAGAATGTCCTGTGTGCTTCCTGCAATGG TGCGGGGGGTAAGGCGGGGGCGGTGCAGAAGTGTGTGGCCTGCAGAGGGAGAGGCATGAGGATCATGATCAGACAGCTGGCTCCTGGCATGGTCCAACAGATGCAGTCAGTCTGCACAGACTGCAACGGAGAGg GGGAGGTGATCAGTGAGAAGGACCGTTGTAAGAAGTGTGAGGGTCGTAAGGTGAACAAGGAGACAAAGCTGTTGGAGGTCCATGTTGATAAAGGCATGAAACACGGCCAGAAGATCAGCTTCACAGGAGAGGCTGACCAGGCCCCAGGCACTGAGCCTGGAGACATACTACTTGtcctacaggaaaaggagcatgAG GAGTTCCGTCGTGACGGCCATGACCTTCACATGACGCAGCGTATCGGCCTGGTGGAGGCTCTGTGTGGCTTCCAACTGGCAGTCACACACCTCGACGGACGCCAACTCGCTGTCAAATATCCCCCCGGCAAGGTTATAGAgccag GTTGTATCCGGGTGGTGAAGGGAGAGGGGATGCCTCAGTACAGGAACCCATTTGAGAAGGGAGATCTGTTCATCAAGTTTGACGTCCAGTTCCCTGAAAACAACTGGATCAGTCCTGAGAAACTCTCT GAGTTGGAGGATCTGCTGCCTGGGCGTGCGGAGGTTCCAGTTATCTCATCGGAGGCGGAAGAGGTTGACCTCCAGGActgtgaggtcagaggtcaggggtcagcggGGGCCAGGAGAGAGGCCTACAACGACAGCTCTGATGAGGAGGGTGGACCACATGGCCCAGGGGTACAGTGTGCCCACCAGTAG
- the LOC109888862 gene encoding uncharacterized protein LOC109888862 — protein MSRLRHTHTFLLTQAQTHAQLQSCLQPQTLPEQGPAQPQSQTSLQHQSQWGGCALVLLVELMDLQEAQVSAVLSTLLDRGEQCLLSLIEEYESELREPRLSCLLTLLTSNPCLASDPNTLLTVVDPCLGPSDSISVQNISSASPPTDLTRGDPEQQHTGDLCTGCGTALAPEDLPYLEILCVSDTIHSLDTHHTPSASNGFSAEREVCEGREAREGSHRKTPQSYEKQGSLITLAWSKPPDGDTEQHTGTVMSTATEQQEEVGEVSVHCDTHNTPGYTPGHIHYNDTTRDTDQVKVLDSSLFQYSSEVEQLLPPTDQHPITGQEVYVSLSKIPSGSQIPCGTLKILFGSPMFQLAH, from the exons ATGAGCaggctgagacacacacacaccttcctgcTGACTCAGGCCCAAACACATGCCCAGCTCCAGTCCTGTCTTCAGCCCCAAACCCTGCCAGAACAGGGCCCTGCCCAGCCCCAGTCCCAAACCTCCCTCCAGCACCAGTCCCAGTGGGGAGGCTGTGCTCTGGTCCTGCTGGTTGAGCTGATGGATCTCCAGGAGGCCCAGGTCTCTGCAGTGCTGTCAACTCTACTGGACAGG GGTGAACAGTGCCTGCTGTCCCTGATAGAAGAGTATGAGTCTGAACTCAGAGAGCCTCGTCTCTCCTGCTTGCTCACACTCCTCACCTCTAACCCCTGCCTGGCCTCGGACCCCAACACACTACTGACTGTTGTTGACCCCTGCCTGGGGCCTTCTGACTCAATCTCAGTCCAGAACATCTCCTCAGCCTCCCCGCCCACAGACCTGACCAGAGGTGACCCAGAACAGCAACACACAGGGGACCTCTGCACAg gctgtgggACGGCCCTGGCCCCGGAGGACCTGCCCTATCTGGAGATCCTGTGTGTTTCAGACACCATCCACTCCCtcgacacacaccacacaccctctgCCTCCAATGGATTCTCTGCAGAGCGAGAGGTGTGTGAGGGACGAGAGGCGAGGGAGGGCAGCCACAGAAAGACTCCTCAGAGCTATGAGAAGCAGGGTTCCCTCATCACTCTGGCCTGGAGCAAACCACCGGATGGAGACACTGAGCAGCACACAGGAACA GTCATGTCTACTGCAACAGAGCAACAAGAGGAAGTGGGTGAGGTGAGTGTGCACTgtgacacacacaacacccccgGATACACACCTGGACACATACACTACAACGACACAACCAGAGACACAGACCAGGTGAAGGTGTTGGACTCGTCTCTGTTCCAGTACAGCTCTGAGGTTGAACAGCTCTTACCGCCTACGGACCAGCACCCCATCACGGGCCAGGAAGTCTATGTTAGTCTCTCCAAGATTCCGTCTGGCTCTCAGATTCCATGTGGCACTCTTAAGATTCTGTTTGGCTCGCCAATGTTCCAGCTGGCTCACTAA